The following proteins come from a genomic window of Mariniflexile sp. TRM1-10:
- a CDS encoding outer membrane protein → MKQKLLLGLLLIFTIKSFSQDSKFSLELNYPIPIDKNFVGENYSGIIDLGAKFRFADLNLINIGASFNAGILVNNSNQNDGSLNVTINSYLVQPRMYAELDLEALKKIHPAIGLGYTFMIFDASGTNNGIELSGASKTESGLNLNLGVAYDITNRLFAQVQYDYVKIKVDNEVPDVKYNTNVNLLKIGLGYRL, encoded by the coding sequence ATGAAACAAAAATTATTATTAGGATTATTGTTGATTTTTACAATTAAATCTTTTTCTCAAGATTCGAAATTTAGTCTCGAATTAAATTATCCAATTCCAATAGACAAAAATTTTGTTGGAGAAAATTATAGTGGAATTATTGATCTTGGAGCTAAATTCAGATTTGCTGATTTGAATTTAATAAACATTGGAGCGTCATTTAATGCTGGGATTTTAGTAAATAACTCCAATCAAAATGATGGTTCATTAAATGTTACCATTAATTCATATCTAGTCCAGCCTAGAATGTATGCTGAATTAGACTTGGAGGCACTAAAAAAAATCCATCCAGCTATTGGACTTGGATATACCTTTATGATTTTCGATGCATCTGGAACAAATAATGGCATTGAGCTATCAGGAGCAAGTAAAACCGAGAGCGGATTAAATTTGAATTTAGGAGTTGCATACGATATAACTAACAGATTATTTGCCCAAGTTCAGTATGATTATGTGAAAATCAAAGTTGACAACGAAGTACCGGATGTGAAATATAATACGAACGTTAACCTATTAAAAATAGGTCTAGGTTATAGATTGTAA
- a CDS encoding tail fiber protein, whose protein sequence is MKKLIFISLFLIIGNNIFSQNTAASGNTWYKIISKGKFLTKIRAWGHYAEHEVVVHLINTHWNTSEVQYISEFNYDHNRIKLEWGYVGSGSYRYMAVRVVPVTADYASGFEFTDVVDSNFDYALEAIDASLVTPIAPKTSPFVNEWAGNIGIGTATPLVKLDIEGGDLYVGEEASVNGNRREIRIYGFDNGVKHYGSLHSNYDESKRTFDINTNDYVQQIKIDASANSTANILLNPGISGKVGIGTTTPDSKLTVAGNIHAQEVKVTVNAGADFVFHDDYNLPKLEEVEQFIKENKHLPEIASEIDMQANGIHLAEMNIKLLQKIEELTLYTIEQQKQIGNLFNKVEELQDKLNHK, encoded by the coding sequence ATGAAAAAGCTAATATTCATTTCTTTATTTCTAATCATTGGGAATAATATATTTTCTCAAAATACTGCCGCTAGTGGAAATACTTGGTATAAAATAATTTCTAAAGGGAAGTTTTTAACCAAGATCAGAGCCTGGGGTCACTATGCTGAACATGAGGTGGTGGTTCATTTAATTAATACTCATTGGAATACTTCTGAGGTCCAGTATATAAGTGAATTTAATTATGATCATAATAGAATTAAATTGGAATGGGGTTATGTTGGAAGTGGGTCTTATAGATATATGGCAGTACGCGTTGTTCCGGTTACAGCCGATTACGCTTCAGGTTTTGAGTTCACTGATGTAGTAGACTCAAATTTTGACTATGCTTTGGAAGCCATAGATGCTTCTCTAGTAACTCCAATTGCACCAAAAACTTCACCGTTTGTTAATGAATGGGCAGGAAATATTGGTATTGGTACAGCTACACCATTGGTAAAGTTAGACATAGAAGGTGGTGATTTATATGTTGGAGAAGAAGCTTCCGTTAATGGAAACAGACGGGAAATAAGAATTTATGGGTTTGATAATGGTGTTAAGCACTATGGGAGTTTACATTCCAATTATGATGAAAGTAAAAGAACTTTTGATATCAATACAAATGATTATGTCCAACAAATTAAAATAGATGCTTCAGCAAATTCAACAGCAAATATTTTATTAAATCCAGGTATTTCAGGTAAAGTAGGCATCGGCACTACCACTCCCGATTCAAAACTCACGGTAGCAGGTAACATACACGCTCAGGAAGTAAAAGTAACCGTTAATGCAGGAGCCGATTTTGTATTTCATGACGATTATAATTTACCAAAACTAGAAGAAGTCGAGCAATTCATTAAAGAAAACAAACATCTGCCAGAGATTGCTTCAGAAATAGACATGCAGGCTAATGGCATTCATTTGGCAGAGATGAATATTAAACTACTTCAAAAAATAGAAGAGTTGACACTCTATACTATTGAGCAACAAAAACAGATAGGCAATCTGTTTAACAAAGTTGAAGAATTGCAAGATAAATTAAACCATAAATAA
- a CDS encoding pectinesterase family protein: protein MKSTLHLKKHWSFSAFFIVFLATSLQLVAQTTLADWTFDYAYDQSGSGPYAYTPNATARVAADGLDINVNSGDIFYPNSADGTLTDYEMSMTPNVAGVIKNVYQNTTTYHNSARMQGVVAPSDFTNSANHANYFQFSFPTTGYKEIKLDLSATTQNIDTDYLDVFYSVDGGTSWASAGQTTWGYWWIPKSFQFDIVAKNKSNVLVRLFGVQGGDTTGNYFYIDSFKVSGTSTTLPSDTVSTINWAFDLGTAGQTATYTEASYYKPDNVSVGSNYSYLGTRTGSNPTVTYTSLKNESGATTPAGANVNNLIGFEFTPVSGLNFVPTSISFDCQRFGTDSGLIDVYWKSSDGTFTIIATGVKPAREGSATSEAADTNTFTMDVSGLTIPALGGKSTLEIYIHGLGSAKDVGLANISITGKLNGTIEDVTQYTVTTAASPSEGGAIVSDNPATVDDGTVVNLTANANFGYEFAEWQDDLGATVSTDNPFQITVTDNVSYTAVFNQLTTYALNVVVEGGANDYMVDISPAGTMVDGSRMYVAGTNVTLTASGNPIFNFSNWGTGETNSELIVTMDSNKSETAAYNAADYIVGWDFYDDVINVDFSSNVVNDATTLVLRDAAGATSGGLNFSYLSGNSWYGKNCRINWKSYADKFYYQIKINATDYADISVQAAMLSSYSGYATQKCEYSIDGTNFTEVGTYDTSTLNTWVNGSFNLPADANNQAEVYIRWIPDYTSTLTIHPENNNDGTSISDIYVYGTESVFNDGTAPVLTSSVPANNATGASATGKVVLNFDERVKIADNTTATLNGKQLTPVVFGESISFNYSGLDYNTTYTFDLVGNVISDLADNTLTDAISISFTTLDRPTVTKKAYDFIVGVDGDFAEALTAAQSAGGVNRFHIFFPNGEYDLGNTTGDSTQQTTIGIPKLSFIGQSRDGVILFNNPTQKQEGIGKTPTINFTSSANNVYMQDLTLLNKMDYRLGIPEMRAVALRHQGDKNIFKNVRLLSNQDTYYTGAGRTYWENGEIHGTVDYIFGDGDIFFNECLMYMENRASGGGGIVTAASTSSDWGYVFSNCTIDGDAQQNGIYGLGRPWNNAPKVVYINTIMNILPTAGAWGDPMNVVPFRFAEYKSLTSSGIEVDLSQRRTEYTKDATTVTLDPTLDETEAAQYTIENVLGGTDTWQPTLFTEQASVPVISKSGSILNWDNDDYVLGWAVFKDDVFVDFVITNSYDITGNTTGIYTVRAANAMGGLGLSSNQVDISLGIKENNLLGVKVYPNPVLNDEVFVSIPSISTRTTMALFALDGRLIMKENVKNIKTTINMSGIPSGVYLLKVDSEKGTQVSKIIKN, encoded by the coding sequence ATGAAATCAACTTTACACCTAAAAAAGCATTGGTCTTTTTCTGCTTTTTTTATTGTTTTTTTGGCAACCAGTTTACAATTAGTTGCTCAGACCACACTCGCGGATTGGACATTTGACTATGCTTATGATCAAAGCGGCTCAGGACCTTACGCATACACACCAAATGCGACAGCAAGAGTTGCAGCTGATGGGTTAGATATTAATGTCAATTCAGGTGACATATTTTACCCAAATAGTGCTGATGGAACGCTAACCGATTATGAAATGTCGATGACTCCCAATGTTGCTGGAGTAATAAAAAATGTTTACCAAAACACTACAACGTACCATAATTCGGCACGCATGCAAGGTGTTGTTGCACCATCTGATTTTACAAATTCGGCAAACCATGCCAATTACTTTCAATTTTCGTTTCCAACAACGGGCTATAAAGAAATTAAGTTAGATCTTTCGGCCACTACCCAAAATATTGATACTGATTATCTTGACGTTTTTTATTCTGTTGACGGGGGAACAAGTTGGGCTTCGGCAGGCCAAACAACGTGGGGCTATTGGTGGATACCTAAATCTTTTCAATTCGATATTGTTGCCAAAAATAAAAGCAATGTTTTGGTACGGTTATTTGGAGTACAGGGAGGTGATACAACTGGGAATTATTTTTATATAGACTCTTTTAAAGTAAGTGGTACTTCTACGACATTACCATCAGATACAGTGTCTACAATTAATTGGGCTTTCGATTTGGGTACGGCTGGGCAAACAGCAACCTATACAGAAGCCAGCTATTACAAGCCAGATAATGTTTCTGTAGGTAGTAATTATTCTTATTTAGGAACAAGGACAGGAAGTAATCCTACGGTTACTTACACCTCTTTAAAAAATGAAAGCGGAGCTACTACGCCAGCAGGAGCAAATGTTAATAACTTAATTGGTTTTGAATTCACTCCAGTTTCAGGATTAAACTTTGTGCCAACAAGTATATCTTTCGATTGTCAAAGGTTTGGAACCGACTCAGGTCTTATAGATGTCTATTGGAAATCTTCTGATGGTACATTTACTATTATAGCAACCGGAGTTAAACCTGCTAGAGAAGGAAGTGCAACTAGTGAAGCTGCCGACACCAATACATTCACTATGGATGTTTCGGGATTGACAATTCCTGCTTTAGGGGGCAAATCCACTTTAGAAATATATATCCATGGCCTTGGAAGTGCTAAAGATGTAGGTTTGGCAAATATTTCAATTACAGGCAAATTGAATGGTACAATTGAAGATGTAACACAATATACAGTGACAACGGCAGCGTCTCCTTCCGAAGGTGGAGCAATAGTTTCTGATAATCCTGCAACTGTTGATGATGGTACGGTTGTAAACTTAACGGCCAATGCTAACTTTGGTTATGAATTTGCTGAATGGCAAGACGATCTAGGTGCTACTGTGTCAACAGATAACCCATTCCAAATTACTGTAACAGATAATGTAAGCTATACCGCGGTATTTAATCAGTTAACTACATATGCTTTAAATGTTGTAGTTGAAGGTGGTGCTAATGATTATATGGTAGATATCTCACCGGCTGGAACTATGGTTGATGGCTCTAGAATGTATGTTGCAGGAACTAATGTTACTTTAACTGCCAGTGGAAACCCAATTTTTAATTTCTCGAACTGGGGAACTGGCGAAACGAATAGTGAACTTATTGTTACAATGGACAGTAATAAATCTGAAACGGCGGCATACAATGCAGCGGACTATATTGTAGGATGGGATTTTTATGACGATGTTATCAATGTAGATTTTTCATCGAATGTTGTCAATGATGCTACGACACTTGTGTTACGAGATGCCGCTGGCGCAACTTCTGGTGGACTTAACTTCTCTTATTTATCTGGCAACAGCTGGTATGGCAAAAATTGTCGAATCAATTGGAAATCGTATGCAGATAAATTCTATTATCAAATCAAAATTAATGCTACAGATTATGCTGATATTAGTGTTCAAGCTGCTATGTTAAGTAGCTATTCAGGATATGCTACTCAAAAATGTGAGTATTCCATAGATGGAACAAATTTTACTGAAGTAGGCACTTATGATACGAGTACTTTAAATACATGGGTTAATGGATCGTTTAACTTGCCTGCTGATGCTAACAATCAAGCGGAAGTTTATATAAGATGGATTCCAGACTACACATCAACACTAACTATACATCCTGAGAACAACAATGACGGTACGTCTATTTCCGATATTTATGTTTACGGTACAGAAAGTGTATTTAATGACGGTACCGCACCAGTTCTTACGAGTTCTGTTCCTGCAAACAATGCTACAGGTGCTTCCGCAACAGGAAAAGTAGTGCTTAATTTTGATGAACGTGTTAAAATTGCTGATAATACGACGGCAACTCTTAATGGTAAGCAGTTAACACCTGTGGTATTTGGTGAATCAATATCATTTAATTATTCAGGGTTGGATTATAACACAACTTATACTTTTGATTTAGTAGGTAATGTTATTTCAGATTTAGCAGACAATACATTAACTGATGCTATTTCAATTTCGTTTACTACACTTGACAGACCAACAGTAACTAAGAAAGCTTACGACTTTATTGTAGGTGTTGATGGTGATTTTGCAGAAGCTTTGACAGCAGCCCAATCAGCTGGTGGCGTAAATAGGTTCCATATCTTTTTTCCAAATGGTGAATACGATTTAGGAAATACAACCGGCGATAGTACCCAACAAACCACTATTGGAATACCCAAACTATCATTTATTGGGCAAAGTCGTGACGGAGTAATACTTTTCAATAATCCTACTCAAAAACAAGAGGGAATAGGCAAAACGCCTACCATTAACTTTACAAGTAGTGCTAATAATGTGTATATGCAAGATCTTACCTTGCTTAACAAAATGGATTATCGTTTAGGCATTCCAGAAATGCGCGCTGTAGCTTTACGTCATCAAGGAGACAAAAACATTTTCAAAAATGTAAGGTTGTTAAGTAACCAAGACACTTATTATACGGGAGCTGGACGAACTTATTGGGAAAATGGTGAAATACATGGAACGGTTGATTATATCTTTGGAGATGGCGATATTTTCTTTAACGAATGCCTCATGTACATGGAAAACAGAGCGTCTGGTGGCGGTGGTATTGTTACTGCGGCATCTACCAGTTCCGATTGGGGGTATGTGTTCAGCAATTGTACTATTGATGGTGATGCACAACAAAATGGCATTTATGGATTAGGTAGACCTTGGAATAATGCCCCTAAAGTAGTGTATATCAATACAATTATGAATATATTACCAACAGCGGGAGCATGGGGTGATCCAATGAATGTCGTTCCATTTCGATTTGCAGAATATAAAAGTTTGACTTCTTCTGGTATAGAAGTAGATTTAAGTCAAAGACGTACTGAATATACAAAGGATGCCACTACTGTAACCTTAGACCCAACATTAGATGAAACTGAAGCTGCTCAATACACTATTGAAAATGTATTAGGCGGTACAGATACTTGGCAACCGACGTTATTTACAGAACAGGCATCGGTACCTGTTATATCAAAATCTGGCTCAATACTTAATTGGGATAATGATGATTACGTATTGGGATGGGCTGTATTTAAAGACGATGTGTTTGTTGATTTTGTAATAACTAATAGTTATGACATTACAGGAAACACTACAGGTATTTATACTGTTAGAGCAGCGAATGCTATGGGAGGTTTAGGACTTTCTTCAAATCAAGTGGATATTAGTTTAGGCATTAAGGAAAATAATTTATTGGGTGTTAAAGTATATCCAAATCCAGTTCTTAATGACGAAGTTTTCGTATCCATTCCTTCCATATCGACAAGAACAACAATGGCTCTTTTTGCTTTAGATGGAAGATTAATTATGAAAGAAAATGTTAAGAACATTAAAACAACGATTAATATGTCTGGAATCCCTTCGGGAGTTTATTTATTAAAAGTTGATTCGGAGAAAGGAACCCAAGTCTCTAAAATAATAAAAAATTAA
- a CDS encoding OmpH family outer membrane protein gives MNKLALPLSLIAIAASIFSFFYLNSSSELVYVDVNKLLDGYQRTKIVKAQFEEKAKTLNANVDSLMVDWQNEIKSYEKERSTMSKKELELKQQLLGNKQQQINNYQQAIQKQIQEEDKKSTQTVINDINDYIKEYGKKHKYKIIFGASGGGNIMYADEVTDLTQEVLKGLNAEFQGK, from the coding sequence ATGAACAAACTAGCATTACCATTGTCCCTTATTGCCATAGCAGCAAGTATTTTTTCATTCTTCTATTTGAACTCATCATCAGAGTTGGTATATGTAGATGTCAACAAATTGCTGGACGGGTACCAACGCACAAAGATCGTAAAGGCCCAGTTTGAGGAAAAAGCAAAGACCCTCAATGCCAATGTGGACAGTTTAATGGTCGATTGGCAAAACGAGATCAAAAGCTATGAAAAGGAACGCTCCACTATGAGCAAAAAGGAACTGGAGCTCAAGCAGCAACTGTTGGGCAACAAACAACAGCAGATTAACAACTACCAACAGGCCATCCAAAAACAGATCCAGGAAGAAGACAAAAAATCCACCCAGACCGTGATCAACGATATCAACGATTACATAAAGGAATACGGTAAGAAGCACAAGTACAAGATCATATTTGGGGCAAGCGGAGGCGGTAATATCATGTACGCCGATGAAGTGACCGATTTGACCCAAGAAGTGTTGAAGGGGCTCAATGCGGAATTTCAAGGAAAATAG
- a CDS encoding tail fiber protein, with product MNAQITNTFPDSGNVGIGTITPSPSYKLDVLGTGRFTGTLQANNGIFVSNNKLLAFSSYNYFDFYIGSDANKDALHIGYGNTLGSYNQMTFDQTTNRIGIYNSSPSYTLDVTGTGRFTSNLLIGDPNGARTEINTSTNHKIFAPTNIKTIDLDGNYHGGGYVGVYRSDIQKRAVAMLSHTEYNYNSLIVYELRGDEAQVEAINLSSFRLNNDLQPNNIMTMPSLKSTIIVGDNYNYKIGQGYGLINKLKTSFENDVYVETGNVGIGTTTPAAKLDVENGDLYVGEEVSSNGNRREIRIYGFDNGVKHYGSLHSNYDESKRTFDINTSNDVQQIKIDASANSTANILLNPGISGKVGIGTTTPDSKLTVAGNIHAREVKVTISAGADFVFHDDYNLPKLEEVEQFIKENKHLPEIASEKEMKDNGLLLAEMNIKLLQKIEELTLYTIEQQKLIEKQSEALENQFKMIKELQESIKMK from the coding sequence TTGAATGCGCAAATTACCAATACCTTTCCTGACTCTGGAAATGTGGGGATTGGTACAATAACACCCTCACCCTCGTATAAATTAGATGTGTTGGGTACAGGTAGGTTTACAGGGACTTTACAGGCTAATAATGGGATTTTTGTATCTAATAACAAACTTCTAGCATTTTCGTCCTATAATTATTTTGATTTTTATATTGGTTCTGATGCTAATAAAGATGCCTTACATATAGGCTATGGTAATACATTAGGTTCGTACAATCAAATGACATTTGACCAAACGACTAATCGAATTGGTATTTATAATTCTAGCCCGTCTTATACCTTGGATGTAACTGGAACTGGAAGATTTACAAGTAATTTATTAATAGGAGACCCAAACGGTGCTAGAACAGAAATTAATACCAGTACAAATCATAAGATTTTTGCACCTACAAATATTAAGACGATCGATTTAGATGGTAATTATCATGGAGGTGGTTATGTTGGGGTTTATAGATCAGATATTCAAAAAAGAGCGGTAGCAATGCTATCTCATACGGAGTATAATTATAATTCACTGATTGTATACGAATTGAGAGGGGATGAAGCTCAAGTTGAAGCCATTAATCTTAGCTCGTTTAGGTTAAATAATGATCTTCAGCCTAATAATATTATGACCATGCCAAGTCTAAAATCTACAATTATTGTTGGGGATAATTACAATTATAAAATAGGACAGGGTTATGGACTGATAAACAAACTTAAGACCAGTTTTGAAAATGATGTTTATGTAGAAACAGGTAATGTAGGCATTGGCACCACCACTCCAGCGGCTAAATTAGATGTGGAAAATGGCGACTTGTACGTTGGGGAAGAAGTTTCTTCAAATGGAAACAGACGGGAAATAAGAATTTATGGGTTTGATAATGGTGTTAAGCACTATGGGAGTTTACATTCCAATTATGATGAAAGTAAAAGAACTTTTGATATCAATACAAGTAATGATGTCCAACAAATTAAAATAGATGCTTCAGCAAATTCAACAGCAAATATTTTATTGAATCCAGGTATTTCAGGTAAAGTCGGCATCGGCACCACCACCCCTGATTCTAAACTCACGGTGGCAGGAAATATACACGCCCGGGAAGTAAAAGTAACAATAAGCGCAGGAGCCGATTTTGTATTTCATGACGATTATAACTTACCAAAACTAGAAGAGGTCGAGCAATTCATTAAAGAAAACAAACATCTGCCAGAGATTGCTTCAGAAAAAGAGATGAAAGACAATGGGCTTCTTTTGGCAGAAATGAATATTAAACTACTTCAAAAAATTGAAGAACTCACGCTTTATACCATTGAACAGCAAAAGCTAATTGAAAAGCAATCAGAAGCTTTAGAGAATCAATTTAAAATGATTAAAGAACTTCAAGAATCCATAAAAATGAAATAA